One part of the Diadema setosum chromosome 22, eeDiaSeto1, whole genome shotgun sequence genome encodes these proteins:
- the LOC140245584 gene encoding toll-like receptor 13: MEDARDHQDYRYDLNIIFPDEDEGWVLEEFLVALQGHLPEFQRNRIVCGDDDLPLGGTRYDAIDRVIENSFKNLVIVSNASVNDANYLMTLQMAMAHMNDVQLENVVMVFREDIPDNQLPYLVRLFLSKNKPYFQWTEERYQQMLFWEGLAKVMTRNKKMNGLLPL, translated from the coding sequence ATGGAGGACGCACGCGACCATCAGGATTACCGTTACGACCTCAACATTATTTTCCCCGATGAAGACGAGGGTTGGGTTCTTGAAGAATTTCTTGTAGCTCTCCAAGGGCATCTTCCGGAGTTTCAGCGCAATAGGATCGTATGCGGTGACGACGATTTGCCTCTGGGAGGTACGCGCTATGATGCAATCGATCGGGTCATTGAGAATAGCTTTAAGAACCTGGTGATCGTCAGCAATGCATCCGTCAACGATGCCAACTACCTGATGACGCTCCAAATGGCCATGGCGCACATGAATGACGTCCAACTAGAAAACGTCGTCATGGTCTTTCGCGAGGACATTCCGGACAACCAGCTACCATACCTGGTACGACTGTTTCTCAGCAAGAATAAACCCTACTTCCAATGGACGGAAGAAAGATACCAGCAAATGCTCTTCTGGGAAGGATTAGCAAAGGTGATGAcgagaaataagaaaatgaatggTCTTTTACCTCTTTAA